GGTGCGCCGGCATCAAATAGAGCCAAACGTGTCATGTTAATATATGATGACGTTTGTCATGATGAAATAAATTGATAGTGGTCCAGCTTTTACCACATATAACATGACTTGGTATATATGAATTAATGAATATATGATATaccattatatatttttttgactaaaatataCCATTATATTTCTTCAAGGAGATGTGAACTGTATATATGTAGTCAATAAAACAGAATTGAATAACCAAATCACAAACCTACATTGCATAGTGGACACATAAGACAACACAACACAAAGGATACATCATACAAGATCAAATCATACATCTTGGTGGCCCTTTGATGTCCCTAATTTGTATTGCCATGTCCAAAATACAATAAATGTATCTGTTTCATCTCCCTTTGTTTTCCTCAAATCAATTAATGTTGTCactaaaaaacaaaagacaTGTCTGTTACTGTAGTTTAACAGAACATCAGATAATTGGAATACAGTTCCTATGACCAAGTCTTAATGTTTGTGAATCAACATTCATCTATTTAATGGTCTTGTCGAGTTTTCTATGCTTAGAGCCTTAGACCTTTCTATGCGCAACGTTTTGATCAGACAGACAGACACATACATCATACACAGATTTATAGACAAAAGAAATCTCTAGATCATAAAGACATTGAAAAGACTGGAATCTAacgtggatttttttttaaaacacggTTCCTTAACACATCGTACTATTCCAGCTTCGCATTACATATCAGTCTTGCGTATTactttgtttaagatttttagtAAGATTTAATAactttgtttaagatttttagtaagatttaataattaataCTTACTTATCAGTGAACAGAGATATTCACTGATAATTACATGTCGACTGATGAATTCTTGAGTTATAAAAGTCAGTGTTCAAGAAAGCGGTAGACGCTAAGCGGACGGCGATATAACGCCTAGCGCCTAGAACGACTAAACGAACACCTAGATTATTAGTTAAGCGGTCTAggcgtttataaattatagcaatatattaaatacatgtaatgttttatacttaataataataaaactattatttatatatgataaaaattattttcataaaaatatatatcacaatatattaattattataatttatgaataataaattatatattatttattattacaatattataattatctagGCGGTTTAAAGAGTAATCGCCATGGTCCTGTAAACGCCTAGCGCATAAGCGCCGCTTAGACGGCCGCCTAGACCGCTTTTTAGAACACCTATAAAAGtagattaaacatatataaagtaTATGAATAAGTCAGcaaaacataaaccaaattgaaaattttgtattttcaacatttctGTTAATCTTTTTTCAACTTTGTAAATCGAGAGTTTATTTAGCCCATGTAAATGAGGGCCTTTTATGACCCATATTCATGGCCCTTTAATCAAAGAGAGATATCACAAACCAGACCATGAACTGTATGAACAACCAAAAGAATGTGGTCAGGACAGATATTACAAAAGCGGACCAGCTTGGTGGGAACAGAAGCTTCGATGATTAGTTGGCCAAAACTCCCTCTTTActttcttagatttttttatttgtaataaagatttttattttattactttaaacGTGTAAGAGGGAGATCTTTTCTCTGAAATTTCAACCTCGTCTCTGATTGATCCTTAAATCTTCGCCTTGTTAGAGAAGAATCTCATCTTTCTTCTTGTCAACAACTCCTCCACCGGTCGCCTTGTTTCTTGTAAGTAACTCACATAGATCATGTAGTAAGTAATTCGCTTAGAAATGAAATTGAATCGAAATTCTTACTTTATTTGGAAAATCCTGGCTATAAGAAGTCATGtccattgttttttttacatTGATGGTTTCTTGTTTCGATTATGATCCTTGTTGGTTAGTTTAGTAGTAAGGATGTGGAATTGAAGAGTCACCGTAGATCTTGCAGTATTGAATCTGTAAAGTTTTTGACTTGTGTCTGTTCTTcgcatatatatattcaaagttGCAGTCTATGGTTTTGGGGTTTTAAGGTTTTATAGTTGAAAGAGGTTCAGAGTGGCATTTCCATCTCTAAAGGTTAGATCTTTTTGATCATTTTAGATTTTTGCTACCATTGGAGAGAGCTCAGAAGGCTATAAAGTATGCGCGCACCATCTTTGCTTGCGCAATGCTGGCCCGGTTTGATGCCTCAGGATTGTAGTGGTGTGTCTGCACTATCTGAGAAGGATTTGCAGCTTCCATCACCAGCTGTTGAGATCATACCTTCTAAGGTTGTTTGCTCTTTGTTGTTCTATCATCATTACCATTATAAGATGTTCCATTTTATGTATGGAGTAGAATTGTTTATACCTTGCAGTTCTGAAtctctttatttgtttttgtagaCAGCAACTCATCACAGGTATTCAGGGGAGAATCTAGATGTGCTCGGTTTACAAATTTTCAAGGTAACTATTGATAAAGACAGTTAACAGCTAGTTCTAAGCTTTATTATGTGTGATATATGTTAGAACTTAGTATGTCAAGAAGAGtccatttaaatattatcatcaaaaagtataaaactattaattCATGTTCGTAAGCTTTATTTTGTTGCTTTGACCGTGGAACTTGTGTGTTTGCTTCATTACTCAGAAAGACCATGTCACACTTCTCTGCAACGTATAGAGTGAATCCAAAATCTTTGCATTGAAAACAATCATCAATTTCTTGCAGGGAAAAGTAAGTGTTGCTGATATGATCGGCCTCTCTAGCTCAGAAACTGCTCCCCCAAAATATGAAGGTATGCGCTTCAGATTCACTTGCATCTGATCGTTCTCATTATGTTAAactgaatcattttttttttttttNTTATATTGTCTAGGTTCTATGAAAAGTTGGGAAAGTGCTATTGTTCTTGTTGATGTACTTAAAAACGAGATCCGTGATGGACAGCTTAGCTTCAGGGGCAAAAGGGTCCTCGAGGTAACAACCAATGCTAATGACACACTAAACGTTTCCTTAAATACTTCAATATCCTGCAATGAACAACAAAACCTTTTAGTTCCATTAGGTGGCTAAGACCGTCTTAGCCGCAAAAACTTCACCAGTTCCTTGTATTCTAACGCCACACacctctttttatttattttgtatgacGACATGAGCAGCTAGGTTGCAACTATGGAGTTCCTGGGATATTTGCCTGCTTGAAGGTAAGTAAAACTACATTAGAAGATGGCTGGTACTGTCCCATTTCTCATAATCTAATCTCTTTTGCTTGTTTTAAAGGGTGCTTCCTCAGTCCACTTTCAAGACCTCAATGCTGAAACATTAAGATGCACAACCATCCCAAACGTTCTTGCAAACCTTGACCAAGCTCGGGACAGGCAAAGCCGTCAGCCAGAAGTCCTTCTCACACCATCAAGACAAGCCGTCTCTGCATCTGTCCGCTTCTTTGCTGGAGAATGGGAAGAGCTCCCGACCGTTTTATCCATCATAAGAACCGATGTCCTTGAACCAGCTAACCCGGGAATGAACCTGAGTTTCTCAGAGGAAGACTTCATGGACGGATGTAGCAGCCAAGATGGGAGCATTACAGGACAGCCAGATTTCTCCTCGAGGAGATCAAGGAAGCTCTCTGGAAGCAGGGCGTGGGAACGAGCAAATGAGACTGAGCAAGGTGGAGAATGTGGGTATGATGTTATACTAATGACTGAGATCCCTTACTCGGTTACTTCTCTGAAGAAACTATATTCTCTCATTAAGAAGGTTGGTTCTTGATCCTTTTCTCTCTAGTTCTTGAATATGTGGTTGCTGTATCCTTGTTATACTGATGGTGTCTGATCATTCTCTCTCTAGTTCTGTAATAGTTCTCTCCTTGTTATAGTGATGGTTTCTGATCATTCTCTCTCTAGTTCTTGTATAGGTGGTTGTCTCCTTGTTATAGTGATggttttcttgtctttttgtGTGTGGAAACAGTGCCTGAGACCACCTTATGGTGTGGTGTATTTGGCGGCAAAGAAGCAGTATGTGGGATTCAACAGTGGAGCGAGACATCTGAGGAACTTGGTGGATGAGGAAACTATCTTAGGAGCTCATTTGATTAAGGAAACTACAGACAGAGATGTGTGGAAGTTCTTCCTCAAGTAAGTGTAGAAGAACTCACTCATGAGTCATGACCAGATACTCCGCAGCTGCATCAGTTGAAAAGAATTCACCAAATACAAGAAAACTTTTTTCTTATTGGATAATGTAATGCAATATATCATGTTATTTGACCTTTTTTTATTGTGGAGTCAAATATTAGATCAAAGTTGGCTAGTAATTTTACTTGACTGTTCTATTTGTGAACTAACTCAATTTCATTTGTATATAGAAATGAACATTGCTGcaaatgttctttttttatttcttttggtaaaatatCTTTTTAGTTTAGCTTAGTTCTGAGTTATGGTATCTGACTTCTTTCTTATCTCATTTTATGAACTTATTTGTAAGCAGAAACGTATAATCAAAAGCCCGTAtagctcagtggtagagcgTCAGTCTTGTAAACTGAAGGTCCGTAGTTCGATCCTGCGTGTGGGcactttttgtaaattatttttttctttaactttttCAGACTGGAGAGTAAGTAGCAAATAGTACAatcaaatctttatatataaaagagtcTTTTAATCTCTCCTGCGGCATCCACGTAGGCGGACACGTCATTAATTCATTCGTTTGTATGCCGACACGTGTCCGCTTCCCTCATCCGCACCGTTTCATTAACTGTCGACTCTA
This region of Raphanus sativus cultivar WK10039 unplaced genomic scaffold, ASM80110v3 Scaffold4205, whole genome shotgun sequence genomic DNA includes:
- the LOC130507236 gene encoding uncharacterized protein LOC130507236 — protein: MRAPSLLAQCWPGLMPQDCSGVSALSEKDLQLPSPAVEIIPSKTATHHRYSGENLDVLGLQIFKGKVSVADMIGLSSSETAPPKYEGSMKSWESAIVLVDVLKNEIRDGQLSFRGKRVLELGCNYGVPGIFACLKGASSVHFQDLNAETLRCTTIPNVLANLDQARDRQSRQPEVLLTPSRQAVSASVRFFAGEWEELPTVLSIIRTDVLEPANPGMNLSFSEEDFMDGCSSQDGSITGQPDFSSRRSRKLSGSRAWERANETEQGGECGYDVILMTEIPYSVTSLKKLYSLIKKCLRPPYGVVYLAAKKQYVGFNSGARHLRNLVDEETILGAHLIKETTDRDVWKFFLK